In Spirosoma aureum, a single genomic region encodes these proteins:
- the ileS gene encoding isoleucine--tRNA ligase has product MPGVKYQQYESLDYAKIAAEVLTYWNQNQVFEQSIAIREGKPTFTFYEGPPSANGTPGIHHVMARTIKDIFCRYKTLQGFQVERKGGWDTHGLPIELQVEKELGITKDHIGRPESEGGISVEEYNRKCRETVMRFTDQWNDLTQKMGYWVDLDNPYVTYKNEYIESVWYLLKQLYDQNLLYKGYTIQPYSPKAGTGLSSHELNMPGTYKDVRDTTIVAQFKVKPNGKSGFLFFDSADADVYILAWTTTPWTLPANSALTVGANIDYVLVKTFNPYTHLMVHVVMAKNLVGRWLNEKGQVETVNNPAFDAYLPTDKIAPWTIVSEFKGEHLEGIEYEQLMPYVTPEIPAFRVILGDFVTTEDGTGIVHTSPTFGADDFRVAQAAGIPPIMVKDETGKDVPIVDKHGLFVDEITDFAGRYVKEEYYSDEERADPDFKPTDVLIAIKLKEENKAFRVEKYEHPYPHCWRTDKPILYYPLDSWFIRTTAKKDRLVELNKTINWQPESTGTGRFGNWLENLVDWNLSRSRFWGTPLPIWRSETGEEVCVGSVDELKKHVQKAQWSDALTDDQRIKNGAFLEKLSGGDFDLHRPYVDEVYFVSESGRVMQRESDLIDVWFDSGAMPYAQWHYPFENQDVFQKAFPADFISEGVDQTRGWFFTLHAIAGMLFDSVAFKNVVSTGLVLDKNGNKMSKRLGNAVDPFATLAQYGADATRWYMITNAEPWDNLKFNTEGIGEVQRKLFGTLSNTYNFFALYANLDAFHFDGRTVPVAERPELDRWILSKLQSLILEVEQQFDSYNPTKAGRAVQDFVNDQLSNWYVRLSRRRFWQGEMTIDKRAAYETLHECLTTVSQLMSPIAPFYADWLYRNLTGGDKSVHLTDFPVAERSLIDTELETSMELAQDTSSLVHSLRKGHKLKVRQPLSRVLIPVLSTDTRRQIEHVAPIIMSEVNVKAVEFVDDASGILKKKVKPNFKALGPKFGKQMKDVAAAISAMTDDELKELEAVGTWQLAAGTIALSDVEILTEDIPGWLVASEGGLTVALDVTVTDELRQEGIARDFVNRIQNLRKDRDFSVTDKIRISLERNDDLLATAIEANREYIQQEVQAVSLDLVGDLNGSATESTAAEIEMDEFQLRVKVERA; this is encoded by the coding sequence ATTCCAGGCGTGAAGTATCAGCAATATGAGTCCCTTGATTACGCGAAGATCGCGGCCGAGGTTTTAACGTATTGGAACCAGAATCAGGTTTTCGAGCAATCCATCGCTATTCGCGAAGGGAAGCCAACGTTTACGTTCTATGAAGGCCCGCCGTCGGCCAACGGAACGCCGGGTATTCACCACGTAATGGCCCGCACGATTAAAGATATTTTTTGTCGGTATAAAACCCTGCAGGGCTTTCAGGTCGAGCGTAAGGGCGGATGGGATACCCACGGCCTGCCTATTGAGTTACAGGTCGAAAAAGAACTCGGCATTACTAAAGACCACATCGGCAGGCCCGAATCAGAAGGCGGCATCAGCGTTGAAGAGTACAACCGCAAGTGCCGCGAAACGGTCATGCGCTTTACTGACCAATGGAACGATCTGACCCAGAAAATGGGCTATTGGGTTGACCTCGACAATCCATATGTCACCTATAAAAACGAATACATCGAATCCGTGTGGTATTTGTTGAAGCAGTTATACGACCAGAATCTGCTCTACAAAGGCTATACCATTCAGCCCTATTCACCCAAAGCTGGTACAGGCCTAAGCTCACACGAGTTGAACATGCCGGGCACCTACAAGGATGTTCGCGATACAACCATTGTAGCCCAGTTTAAGGTGAAACCCAACGGCAAATCAGGGTTCCTTTTCTTCGATTCTGCCGATGCCGACGTGTATATACTCGCCTGGACCACCACGCCCTGGACATTACCTGCCAACTCCGCTCTCACCGTTGGCGCGAACATCGACTATGTGCTGGTAAAAACCTTCAACCCATACACACACCTCATGGTGCATGTGGTGATGGCAAAAAACCTGGTCGGGCGCTGGCTTAACGAAAAAGGGCAGGTCGAAACGGTCAACAATCCCGCTTTCGATGCGTATCTGCCGACCGATAAAATAGCTCCCTGGACAATCGTTTCTGAGTTTAAAGGCGAGCATCTCGAAGGCATTGAGTACGAACAGCTCATGCCTTACGTCACACCGGAAATCCCTGCATTCAGAGTGATTCTTGGCGATTTCGTTACCACCGAAGATGGTACCGGTATCGTGCATACGTCGCCCACATTTGGTGCCGATGACTTCCGGGTTGCCCAGGCTGCCGGTATACCACCCATCATGGTGAAGGATGAAACCGGAAAAGATGTCCCCATTGTAGATAAGCACGGCCTGTTTGTGGACGAGATCACGGATTTTGCCGGACGCTATGTGAAGGAGGAATATTACTCCGATGAAGAACGGGCCGATCCGGATTTCAAGCCAACCGATGTACTGATTGCCATCAAGCTCAAAGAAGAAAATAAAGCCTTTCGGGTCGAGAAATACGAACACCCTTACCCGCACTGCTGGCGAACCGACAAGCCGATCCTGTATTATCCGCTCGATAGCTGGTTTATCCGCACGACGGCCAAGAAAGACCGGTTGGTTGAACTGAATAAAACCATAAACTGGCAACCCGAAAGTACGGGCACTGGGCGTTTTGGCAACTGGCTCGAAAACCTCGTCGACTGGAACCTCAGCAGAAGCCGGTTCTGGGGAACGCCGTTGCCTATCTGGCGCAGCGAAACAGGTGAAGAAGTATGCGTTGGGTCAGTCGATGAACTAAAAAAACATGTTCAAAAAGCACAGTGGAGCGATGCATTAACGGATGACCAACGGATAAAAAATGGTGCTTTTCTGGAAAAACTTTCGGGCGGAGATTTTGACCTGCACCGACCTTACGTCGATGAGGTTTATTTCGTTTCAGAATCGGGCCGAGTCATGCAGCGGGAGTCTGACCTGATCGATGTCTGGTTCGATTCGGGGGCGATGCCGTATGCCCAGTGGCACTATCCCTTTGAGAATCAGGATGTATTCCAAAAGGCATTTCCGGCTGATTTTATCTCGGAAGGCGTTGACCAGACGCGCGGCTGGTTCTTCACGCTTCATGCCATTGCGGGGATGCTGTTCGATTCGGTAGCGTTCAAAAATGTGGTATCAACGGGTCTGGTGCTCGACAAAAACGGCAACAAAATGTCGAAACGACTCGGCAACGCTGTCGATCCATTCGCGACACTGGCACAATATGGTGCCGATGCCACGCGCTGGTACATGATCACGAATGCCGAGCCCTGGGATAACCTTAAGTTCAATACGGAAGGTATTGGGGAAGTGCAACGAAAATTATTCGGTACGCTGTCGAATACCTACAATTTCTTCGCGCTCTATGCCAATCTTGATGCGTTTCATTTCGATGGCCGAACAGTTCCGGTAGCTGAACGCCCCGAACTCGACCGCTGGATTCTATCGAAACTACAATCGCTGATTCTGGAAGTTGAACAACAGTTCGATAGTTATAACCCGACCAAAGCGGGTCGTGCCGTTCAGGATTTTGTGAACGATCAGTTGTCGAACTGGTACGTTCGTCTGTCGCGTCGGCGGTTCTGGCAAGGCGAAATGACGATCGATAAGCGCGCAGCTTACGAAACACTGCACGAATGTCTGACAACTGTATCGCAGCTCATGTCGCCCATTGCGCCATTTTATGCGGACTGGCTCTATCGTAATCTAACCGGAGGAGACAAATCCGTACACCTGACCGACTTTCCGGTGGCCGAACGATCCTTGATCGATACCGAACTGGAAACATCGATGGAATTGGCTCAGGATACCTCGTCGCTGGTTCACTCATTGCGGAAAGGCCATAAACTGAAAGTTCGCCAACCACTGAGCCGGGTGCTTATCCCCGTGCTTAGTACGGATACACGCCGACAAATAGAACACGTTGCCCCGATTATTATGTCGGAGGTAAACGTGAAAGCCGTTGAATTTGTGGACGATGCCAGTGGTATTCTGAAAAAGAAAGTAAAGCCAAATTTTAAAGCCCTCGGTCCAAAATTTGGCAAACAGATGAAGGATGTTGCGGCTGCTATTTCAGCCATGACTGATGACGAACTAAAGGAATTAGAAGCTGTTGGTACCTGGCAATTGGCGGCTGGTACGATTGCACTGTCGGATGTCGAAATTCTGACGGAAGACATTCCGGGGTGGCTCGTAGCCAGCGAAGGCGGGCTGACCGTTGCGCTGGACGTAACGGTAACTGACGAACTGCGTCAGGAAGGTATTGCCCGCGATTTTGTAAACCGGATTCAGAACCTCCGGAAAGATCGCGACTTCTCGGTTACCGACAAGATCCGAATTTCACTGGAGCGGAACGACGACCTGCTGGCCACTGCTATCGAAGCCAACCGGGAGTATATTCAGCAGGAAGTTCAGGCGGTTTCGCTTGATCTGGTTGGTGATCTGAACGGTTCAGCAACGGAATCTACGGCGGCAGAAATTGAGATGGATGAATTTCAGCTACGGGTTAAAGTCGAGCGTGCGTAA
- a CDS encoding DUF2911 domain-containing protein, translating into MKKTSLLISSLCLWSLSTMAQLTFPPDGGNKKALVSERIGITDVTVNYNRPAVKGREDKIWGQLVHYGFKDLAFGTSKEAPWRAGANENTTISFSTDVAIEGKPLAAGTYGLMMAVQENDVTVIFSKNASSWGSYFYDPKEDVLRVTVKPAKNQPLVERLKFEFADETDSSAVVSLLWEKWVIPFKVSVNLVQTQLASLRNELRSEKGFRAEAYQQAAAYCADHNTNLDEALRWADYSIAGQFVGEKNFNTLRTKARLLTMLNRGAEADELMKEALPLASMQESYQYGRQLIGQKKAKEALELFQGLAKKYPNVFMTNMGLMRGYSAAGDYKQATDWGKKALALAPDAANKANVERLLLQLGQGKDVN; encoded by the coding sequence ATGAAAAAAACAAGTTTACTGATAAGCTCGCTGTGTCTTTGGTCATTGTCGACGATGGCACAGCTTACGTTTCCGCCCGATGGTGGTAATAAAAAAGCGTTAGTTTCTGAACGCATTGGTATTACGGATGTTACCGTCAATTACAACCGCCCGGCAGTGAAAGGCCGCGAAGACAAAATCTGGGGGCAGCTGGTGCATTACGGTTTTAAGGATTTGGCTTTCGGTACCAGTAAAGAAGCGCCCTGGCGGGCTGGTGCCAATGAAAACACGACGATTTCGTTCAGTACGGATGTTGCCATCGAGGGTAAGCCATTAGCTGCCGGGACGTATGGACTGATGATGGCCGTTCAGGAAAATGACGTAACGGTTATTTTTTCGAAAAATGCCAGTTCGTGGGGTAGCTACTTCTATGATCCCAAAGAAGATGTACTTCGGGTGACGGTCAAGCCAGCCAAAAACCAACCCTTAGTAGAACGCCTTAAGTTTGAATTTGCCGACGAAACCGATAGTTCGGCAGTTGTGTCGTTGCTTTGGGAGAAATGGGTTATTCCATTTAAAGTATCCGTCAATCTGGTTCAGACCCAGCTCGCTTCGCTGCGGAATGAGTTGCGAAGCGAAAAAGGATTTCGGGCGGAGGCCTACCAACAGGCGGCTGCTTACTGCGCCGATCACAATACCAATCTTGACGAAGCACTGCGCTGGGCCGACTATTCCATCGCTGGTCAGTTTGTGGGCGAAAAGAATTTCAATACACTTCGTACGAAAGCTCGTTTGCTGACTATGCTGAATCGAGGTGCGGAGGCCGATGAACTGATGAAAGAAGCGCTACCGCTGGCCAGCATGCAAGAGTCGTATCAATACGGTCGGCAACTGATCGGCCAGAAAAAGGCCAAAGAAGCTCTGGAACTGTTTCAGGGGCTGGCTAAAAAGTATCCAAACGTGTTCATGACGAACATGGGGCTAATGCGCGGCTACTCGGCGGCTGGTGATTATAAGCAGGCTACAGATTGGGGTAAAAAAGCCTTGGCTCTGGCACCGGATGCCGCTAATAAAGCCAACGTTGAACGTTTATTGCTGCAGCTTGGGCAGGGCAAAGATGTGAATTAA
- a CDS encoding RNA polymerase sigma factor codes for MTKLLSDEEMIRVYLPSQPNHCFETLYNRYVNKVYRRCLSLTQDSVKAEDFTHDIFLKVFDKLSAFQERARFSTWLYSIAYNYCLDQLRLAKRINTITLGESSEYDLPETDETSLRDEAIQLVQQVVERLSSEETTLLRLKYEDGMSIDELASLYNIKASTIKMRLKRSRDRIYRLYQKQHRS; via the coding sequence ATGACTAAGTTGCTATCGGATGAGGAGATGATTCGCGTTTATTTACCTTCACAACCAAATCACTGTTTTGAGACACTTTATAATCGCTACGTCAACAAAGTATACCGTCGCTGTTTATCACTAACCCAGGACTCAGTCAAAGCCGAAGATTTTACCCACGATATATTTCTGAAGGTATTTGACAAATTAAGTGCATTTCAGGAACGCGCCCGTTTCTCAACCTGGCTCTATTCAATTGCATATAATTACTGCCTGGATCAGCTTCGACTGGCCAAACGAATCAATACCATTACGCTTGGTGAAAGTTCGGAATATGACCTACCAGAGACCGACGAAACCTCTCTGCGCGATGAGGCTATCCAATTAGTGCAGCAGGTGGTAGAACGACTGTCGTCGGAAGAAACGACCCTGTTACGGCTTAAGTATGAAGACGGTATGAGCATTGATGAACTGGCCAGTCTTTATAATATTAAAGCCAGCACTATTAAAATGCGGCTTAAACGCAGCCGTGATCGAATTTATCGTTTATACCAAAAACAACATCGCAGCTGA
- a CDS encoding RNA polymerase sigma factor, with translation MHTSLTDENIIRLYLPNQPNQCFETLYTRYVNKVYRRCLSLTQDSAKAEDFTHDIFLKVFDKLDNFQERARFSTWLYSIAYNYCLDQIRISKRINTVTISDDDDLDMPDIQESALREETLHMVKRAMDTLSKEETELLRLKYEDSMSIDEIADLYDLKASAVKMRLKRIRDKIHRLYEQQYNS, from the coding sequence ATGCATACTTCATTAACTGACGAGAATATAATTCGCTTATACTTACCCAATCAGCCAAATCAGTGTTTCGAAACACTCTATACGCGATACGTTAATAAAGTTTATCGGCGCTGCTTATCGCTCACTCAGGATTCTGCCAAAGCCGAAGATTTTACCCACGACATCTTTCTGAAGGTGTTCGATAAATTAGATAATTTTCAGGAACGCGCCCGTTTCTCAACCTGGCTCTATTCGATCGCGTACAATTACTGCCTCGATCAAATTCGCATTTCCAAGCGAATAAACACAGTCACCATTAGCGACGACGACGATCTTGATATGCCTGATATTCAAGAGTCTGCACTCCGTGAAGAAACGCTCCACATGGTAAAGCGGGCTATGGATACGTTGTCCAAAGAGGAAACAGAACTTCTTCGACTGAAGTATGAAGATAGCATGAGCATCGATGAAATTGCTGATTTATATGACCTTAAAGCCAGTGCGGTTAAGATGCGACTTAAACGTATTCGCGACAAGATTCATCGGCTCTATGAGCAGCAGTACAACAGCTAA
- a CDS encoding YrdB family protein, with protein sequence MLKSVYLALMFVLEIAMLIILGYWGLHNTNNRLAGYALAICLPLLAAVLWGRFAAPRSAHRLTLPYRIVFSLTLFGIAALLLFKTGHITLAIVFGLTALACQLSALFFER encoded by the coding sequence ATGCTAAAATCAGTTTATCTGGCACTCATGTTCGTGCTCGAAATAGCGATGCTTATCATACTGGGCTATTGGGGTCTTCATAATACGAACAACCGGTTGGCAGGGTATGCACTGGCAATTTGCCTGCCCTTGCTGGCAGCCGTTTTGTGGGGTCGGTTTGCAGCACCCAGATCTGCACACCGATTAACGCTTCCCTATCGAATCGTATTCAGCCTGACGTTATTTGGCATTGCTGCGTTGCTGCTGTTTAAAACAGGGCACATTACCCTCGCCATCGTTTTTGGGCTAACCGCCTTAGCTTGCCAGTTATCGGCCCTATTTTTTGAACGATAA
- a CDS encoding sugar phosphate isomerase/epimerase family protein produces MKTRREFLKASGYLAAGAVLAPNLAKAAKVSNVGIQLYTVRKEMLADAAGTLKQLAKIGYKQLESARSDKGNFYGLKPKEIKKIASDLGMTVRSGHVHIDKDWQRSIDMAAEAGQSYLVCSSLPSEGQTVANYQRCADTFSKAAEACKKANLVFGYHNHEYEFEKVNGKVLYDILLERTDPKLVKMEMDLGWVIVTGNDPLAYFKKFPGRFPLWHLKDMDKVKKESTEFGKGQINIKTMLQNIDKSGMKFFFVEQEEYPKTAMESAKYDYDYLAKLTY; encoded by the coding sequence ATGAAAACAAGACGTGAGTTTCTTAAAGCATCGGGCTATCTGGCAGCCGGTGCCGTTTTAGCACCAAACCTGGCAAAAGCGGCTAAGGTGAGCAATGTGGGTATTCAATTATATACCGTCCGCAAAGAAATGCTGGCCGATGCAGCAGGAACGCTGAAACAGTTAGCCAAAATTGGCTATAAACAACTTGAATCAGCGCGCAGCGATAAGGGCAACTTTTACGGTTTGAAACCTAAAGAAATCAAGAAGATAGCCAGCGATCTGGGCATGACCGTACGCAGCGGACACGTTCACATCGATAAAGACTGGCAACGGTCGATCGATATGGCGGCTGAAGCGGGTCAAAGTTATCTGGTCTGCTCGTCGTTACCGTCGGAGGGTCAGACAGTGGCCAATTACCAGCGCTGCGCCGATACGTTTTCGAAAGCCGCTGAGGCCTGCAAGAAAGCAAATCTGGTATTCGGTTACCACAATCATGAGTATGAATTCGAGAAAGTAAATGGCAAGGTTCTATACGACATTCTGCTGGAACGCACCGATCCAAAGCTGGTAAAAATGGAAATGGACCTGGGCTGGGTTATTGTAACGGGCAATGATCCACTGGCTTATTTCAAAAAATTTCCAGGACGTTTTCCGCTATGGCATCTCAAGGACATGGACAAGGTCAAAAAGGAAAGCACTGAATTCGGTAAAGGGCAGATCAATATCAAAACCATGCTGCAAAATATCGACAAATCGGGGATGAAGTTCTTCTTTGTTGAACAGGAAGAATACCCAAAAACAGCCATGGAGAGTGCCAAATATGATTACGATTACCTGGCAAAACTCACCTACTAA
- a CDS encoding TolB family protein encodes MPTYERFMRTNFLLIIGLLINPSIGAHAQQKSTGIFDGQNTIGTATQPMAARYTSTSQAYELSSVGAVQDGANFLWKRIKGDFIVYTRGHFQSKEPGHKIGWMARATLEPGSRQVSAAVNSDEPASLEFRRTDGGSIDQTQTTVNNADIIQLERRGNTYTIRAALFGEPFQVREITEINLGDEIYVGLFVSTSHKNAAAKGVFQDVRITVPVKADAKPGRMDLGSRIELLDIVTGKREVIHTAPNSIQAPNWTTDGKTLIYNGQGMIYTFDLTSRQQKVLNTDNIKNNNNDHVLSFDGKLLGLSSGVSELGGSIIYTVPVTGGTPRQITPKGPSYLHGWSPDGKSLVFCGSRNNEYDVYKVSVDGGPEVRLTDAKGLDDGPEFTPDGNYIYFNSNRTGTMQVWRMKPDGSQQEAVTDGEFHDWFPHISPDGNWIVFLSFLKDEVAAGDHPAYKHVYLRMMPVKGGKPTVIAYLYGGQGSINTPSWSPDSKRIAFVSNTDVSTLSPIEITGN; translated from the coding sequence ATGCCTACCTACGAACGATTCATGCGAACAAACTTCCTGCTGATCATTGGTCTACTGATCAACCCGAGCATTGGAGCCCATGCCCAACAGAAATCAACGGGCATATTTGATGGGCAGAATACTATTGGTACGGCCACCCAACCCATGGCAGCCCGCTACACTTCTACCAGTCAGGCGTATGAACTAAGTAGCGTCGGAGCGGTTCAGGATGGGGCCAACTTTCTATGGAAACGAATCAAAGGCGATTTCATCGTTTATACACGCGGACATTTTCAGAGTAAAGAGCCTGGCCACAAAATCGGCTGGATGGCACGGGCTACTCTTGAACCGGGTTCGCGGCAGGTAAGTGCGGCTGTTAATAGCGATGAGCCTGCTTCGCTGGAATTTCGCCGAACAGACGGCGGTTCCATAGACCAAACCCAGACTACGGTCAACAATGCCGACATCATCCAGCTTGAGCGACGCGGCAATACCTACACCATTAGAGCGGCCCTATTCGGAGAACCGTTTCAGGTTCGGGAAATCACAGAAATCAACCTGGGCGATGAGATTTACGTCGGTCTATTTGTTAGTACTTCCCATAAAAATGCTGCGGCAAAAGGTGTATTTCAGGATGTGCGCATTACCGTACCAGTCAAGGCAGACGCAAAGCCGGGCCGAATGGATTTAGGCAGCCGGATCGAATTGCTGGACATTGTTACGGGCAAGCGTGAGGTCATCCACACGGCCCCCAACTCTATCCAGGCTCCCAACTGGACAACGGATGGTAAAACCCTGATCTACAACGGACAGGGAATGATCTATACGTTCGACCTAACCAGTCGGCAGCAGAAAGTACTCAATACAGATAACATCAAGAACAATAACAACGACCATGTTTTGTCTTTTGACGGGAAACTCCTGGGACTAAGCAGCGGTGTCAGTGAACTGGGCGGATCGATCATCTACACCGTTCCCGTAACGGGCGGAACACCCAGGCAGATTACGCCTAAAGGCCCCTCGTATTTGCACGGATGGTCGCCCGATGGTAAGAGTCTGGTATTCTGCGGTTCGCGAAACAATGAATATGATGTCTATAAAGTTTCGGTCGATGGTGGCCCCGAAGTTCGGTTAACCGATGCCAAGGGACTCGACGATGGGCCGGAATTTACGCCCGATGGCAATTATATTTACTTCAATTCGAACCGGACCGGCACCATGCAAGTCTGGCGTATGAAACCTGATGGTAGTCAACAGGAAGCGGTTACGGATGGTGAATTTCACGACTGGTTCCCTCATATTTCACCAGACGGCAACTGGATCGTTTTCCTGTCGTTTCTAAAAGACGAAGTAGCTGCTGGCGACCATCCGGCTTATAAGCACGTTTACCTGCGGATGATGCCGGTCAAAGGAGGCAAACCTACTGTTATTGCCTACCTCTATGGCGGCCAGGGTTCCATTAACACGCCTTCATGGTCGCCCGATAGCAAACGAATTGCCTTTGTCAGCAATACCGATGTGAGTACATTAAGCCCGATTGAAATAACGGGTAACTAA
- a CDS encoding LytR/AlgR family response regulator transcription factor: MNALIVEDEELAVRKLQKLLFEVKPDLTIEGVTASIEDTVDWLENRRAAAQPEPDLIFLDIELADGQSFEIFERTLVKSTVIFTTSYDEYALQAFKVNSIDYLLKPVQRDDLQRSLQKYESLRGKPVNDPVHNIEKLLQQIQRQAPRDYRQRFLVRQGQRLLSVEVGEIAYFFTEDRYSFFTTHSGQKFLVDYTLDELADNLDPNRFFRINRGVLVTHQAVDQMQPYFGNRLALNLRPVFDKEALVSREKVSDFKTWMGK, translated from the coding sequence ATGAATGCATTGATCGTTGAAGACGAAGAATTAGCTGTCCGTAAACTCCAGAAACTGTTATTTGAGGTAAAGCCTGACTTAACCATTGAGGGCGTAACAGCCAGTATTGAAGATACGGTAGACTGGCTTGAAAACCGACGGGCAGCCGCACAACCGGAACCCGATCTTATTTTTCTGGATATTGAACTGGCCGATGGCCAAAGCTTCGAGATTTTTGAGCGGACGTTGGTAAAAAGCACGGTTATTTTTACAACCTCCTACGACGAATATGCCTTGCAGGCGTTTAAGGTCAATAGCATCGATTATCTGCTTAAACCGGTTCAACGCGACGACCTGCAACGGAGCCTCCAAAAATATGAATCCCTGCGCGGCAAGCCTGTTAATGACCCCGTTCATAACATCGAGAAATTACTGCAACAAATTCAGCGGCAGGCCCCACGCGACTATCGCCAGCGGTTTCTGGTTCGGCAGGGTCAGCGACTACTGTCTGTTGAAGTGGGCGAGATTGCCTATTTCTTTACCGAAGACCGCTACAGTTTTTTCACGACCCATTCCGGCCAGAAGTTTCTGGTTGATTATACACTGGATGAACTGGCCGACAACCTCGACCCGAATCGATTTTTCCGGATTAACCGGGGTGTTCTGGTTACGCACCAGGCCGTTGATCAGATGCAGCCTTATTTCGGGAATCGGCTCGCTTTAAACCTGCGGCCTGTTTTTGATAAAGAAGCGCTGGTAAGCCGCGAAAAAGTCAGTGATTTTAAGACCTGGATGGGCAAATAA
- a CDS encoding sensor histidine kinase — protein sequence MNKPVRFSPLGPFCSHSRWTYVLAVPCFAILFGHLLVGDNYWHNGWVFAEATVLNGFLLSGTFFTQNQVSKRITERYPRFEQTTRRILTALLAQTTLSAFFLTITATIYSQLRLAGSLFTYEAQTQAYVVTLIFTVLAVGMDETVYALNQWQQNQVNKEKLKEENLKGQLQGLKNQVNPHFLFNSLNSLSSLIADEPQRAEQFVDQMARVYRYMLQTNRSSELLLATNQANNDELTTLDAELAFIDSYYHLLKTRHGDGLYLHVRVSNQYRQHRLPPLTLQLLVENAVKHNVILASRPLSISIEITKQGHLCVRNNLQKKATRPGCTKIDELESTQAGLANIRAKYQLLAQSELNIETGPDFFTVTIPLLAKASTTT from the coding sequence ATGAATAAGCCAGTTCGTTTTTCGCCCCTGGGACCGTTCTGTTCCCATAGCAGGTGGACCTACGTCCTGGCTGTACCTTGTTTTGCGATTCTGTTCGGCCATCTGCTTGTCGGCGATAATTATTGGCACAATGGATGGGTATTTGCAGAAGCAACGGTTCTTAACGGGTTCCTGCTTTCCGGTACTTTTTTTACGCAGAATCAGGTATCCAAACGAATCACTGAACGTTACCCCCGTTTCGAGCAGACAACGCGCCGAATACTGACAGCCCTTTTGGCTCAAACGACTCTGTCAGCATTCTTCCTGACAATCACGGCTACAATCTACAGTCAATTGCGGTTAGCTGGCTCTTTGTTTACCTACGAAGCGCAAACCCAGGCTTACGTTGTTACGCTGATCTTTACGGTGCTGGCAGTGGGTATGGATGAAACCGTTTATGCACTAAACCAGTGGCAACAAAATCAGGTCAATAAGGAAAAACTAAAAGAAGAAAACCTGAAGGGACAATTACAGGGGCTCAAAAATCAGGTCAACCCGCATTTTCTGTTCAACAGTCTCAATTCACTCTCATCGCTGATTGCCGACGAGCCGCAACGAGCTGAGCAATTCGTTGACCAGATGGCCCGCGTGTATCGGTATATGTTACAAACCAACCGAAGTTCTGAGCTACTCCTGGCGACTAATCAGGCCAACAACGATGAGTTGACAACGCTTGATGCAGAGCTGGCGTTTATCGACTCATACTATCATCTGCTCAAAACGCGGCACGGAGACGGCTTGTACCTGCATGTCCGCGTATCCAATCAGTATCGTCAGCATCGATTACCTCCTCTTACGTTGCAATTGCTTGTCGAAAATGCGGTCAAACACAATGTTATTCTGGCGAGCCGACCTTTGTCTATCTCAATAGAGATCACAAAACAAGGTCACCTGTGCGTACGCAATAATCTTCAGAAAAAAGCAACCCGACCAGGATGTACTAAAATCGACGAGCTGGAATCAACCCAGGCTGGTCTGGCCAACATCCGGGCAAAATACCAACTGCTGGCCCAATCGGAACTCAATATTGAAACGGGTCCAGACTTTTTCACAGTTACCATACCTCTTTTAGCAAAAGCCTCTACCACCACATGA